One stretch of Terriglobales bacterium DNA includes these proteins:
- a CDS encoding carboxypeptidase regulatory-like domain-containing protein codes for MKIHSHTNCGRTRLMRGFVSALLLLLAFTQVSLAQFEKGSIGGTVTDASGAVVVGATVSVRSTDTNAVRSTVSDSGGGYSVPNLAPGNYEVKVSQKGFGDVAQKFSISPGIRSSLDIQLKAAGTETTVEVVGQTETQVDTESSSLSQVVDTKKVAQLPSLTRDPYDFVQTLGNVNTDPSGGTGGRDQIVRGAGVSVNGQRSASTDILLDGGENVDLYTSRVGQPVPLDSVEQFTVTSSNFSAEYGRASGGVVNVVTKSGTNSFHGSLYEFNRVSALTSNDYDDNANGVDKAKYTRNQFGYAVGGPIIKNKLFFFSSTEWQRVRSNANARTAIMDPAFLAAAAPNSQAFFASQTLRSGLVQTQTLNLASLNINPSAATPNLAAYGTSAPVFDVVSYPVPSDSGGGNPNNNYNTINRIDFQLSDKTSMFGRYALFNRTLFAGTVNNSPYAGFDTGQTDFNNNFMYSLTHVWSPRLVSDTKVLFNRLNIQQPLASTQPVQPTLYFNSSTAITVNGIPISLPGYAQLTPGNSIPFGGPQNVAEFSHAFTWTKGKHEFHFGGEYVYTRDNRTFGAYENAVQALNGTGGVPGDLENLLAGQAGWFQVVVDPQGKFPCIRDAAGVVQQTPACTINLPTGQPSFSRSNRYNDMAFYAQDNFKLNPRLTLNLGLRWEYYGVQHNKDAALDSNFVFGSGATYFDKIRNGQVYTVDATANSPASPVGGLWNPQYHNFAPRVGFALDVFGDGKTSLRGGFGMAYERNFGNVTFNVIQNPPGQFNGLFTPGGPITTDNLGPFAGTGTKALPPPSLRYVRQDLPTAYTEMWNLSLQRQVLGHSLVALEYSGTHGIHLYSIENNNQAGYGVIYLGSDPTINAGDRLNRQYGNMNTRGANGFSYYNALNTRFVSSNLFHQGLDITANYTFSHAIDNISSTFSETPQAEGFLGLLDPFNPRVDKGTADFDARHRIALSAVWTLPYAKGTHGVLKQVADGWEFAPIFTAHTGNPFTIFDSNGFLGSDTIASRYIPSAAFAFSGSTSTANPTAPNTFAYLNLPGSNTYVDPLVGSGELPTCDMTTNAAGHLISTGQNCRYPSNMSGRNMFRGPGWYNINASIGKYFPINERFKLQFRTEFYNLFNHSNYYVQTGQADAGNFGTGVPFSIVGKKGVNPAPTVTIPNERRFIQMALKLTF; via the coding sequence ATGAAGATACACTCGCACACCAATTGCGGGCGAACCCGGCTGATGCGGGGATTCGTCAGCGCTCTGCTGCTGTTGCTTGCGTTCACGCAAGTATCTCTAGCCCAATTCGAAAAGGGCAGTATTGGCGGCACCGTGACTGACGCCTCAGGTGCAGTCGTGGTCGGCGCCACCGTTTCAGTTCGCTCTACAGATACGAATGCCGTTCGCTCCACCGTCAGCGATAGCGGCGGGGGTTACAGTGTGCCCAACCTGGCCCCGGGCAATTATGAGGTGAAGGTTTCGCAAAAGGGATTCGGCGATGTGGCCCAGAAGTTTTCCATCTCCCCGGGTATCCGCAGCAGTCTAGACATTCAGCTCAAAGCGGCCGGAACCGAGACCACCGTTGAAGTGGTGGGTCAGACGGAGACGCAGGTAGACACCGAAAGCTCATCGCTTTCCCAGGTGGTAGACACCAAGAAGGTGGCCCAGCTTCCTTCACTCACCCGTGATCCCTATGACTTCGTGCAGACCCTTGGCAACGTAAACACCGATCCTTCCGGCGGAACCGGCGGGCGGGATCAGATCGTGCGCGGCGCCGGCGTTTCGGTCAATGGTCAGCGCTCGGCCAGCACCGACATCCTGCTGGATGGCGGTGAGAACGTCGATCTCTACACCTCCCGCGTAGGACAGCCCGTTCCGCTGGACTCGGTGGAACAATTCACGGTCACCAGCAGCAATTTCTCGGCTGAATACGGCCGCGCCTCAGGCGGGGTGGTGAACGTGGTCACCAAGTCCGGCACCAACAGCTTCCATGGTTCGCTGTATGAGTTCAACCGAGTCTCGGCGCTGACCTCGAATGATTACGACGACAACGCCAACGGCGTTGATAAGGCGAAGTACACGCGCAATCAGTTCGGGTATGCGGTCGGCGGGCCGATCATCAAGAACAAGCTGTTCTTCTTCAGCAGCACAGAATGGCAGCGGGTGCGCAGCAATGCCAATGCCCGCACAGCGATCATGGATCCCGCTTTCCTGGCAGCGGCCGCGCCCAATTCCCAGGCCTTTTTCGCCAGTCAGACATTGCGTTCCGGACTGGTGCAAACGCAGACGCTCAACCTGGCGTCGCTGAACATCAATCCCAGCGCTGCTACTCCCAACCTTGCCGCTTATGGCACCAGTGCGCCGGTGTTTGACGTCGTCAGCTATCCGGTTCCTTCGGATTCCGGTGGCGGCAATCCCAATAACAACTACAACACCATTAACCGGATTGACTTCCAACTCTCCGACAAGACCAGCATGTTCGGCCGCTACGCGCTGTTCAATCGCACTCTCTTTGCCGGAACCGTCAACAACAGCCCGTATGCCGGATTCGATACCGGCCAGACCGATTTCAACAACAACTTCATGTACTCGCTGACCCATGTTTGGAGTCCGCGGCTGGTGAGTGACACGAAAGTGCTGTTTAACCGCCTGAACATCCAGCAGCCGCTGGCATCCACTCAGCCGGTTCAGCCCACTCTGTATTTCAATTCCAGCACCGCAATTACGGTGAATGGGATCCCGATCAGCCTTCCGGGCTACGCGCAGTTAACCCCGGGGAACAGTATTCCCTTTGGCGGTCCGCAGAACGTCGCCGAGTTCTCGCATGCGTTCACCTGGACCAAAGGCAAGCACGAATTCCACTTCGGTGGAGAATACGTCTATACGCGCGATAACCGTACGTTCGGTGCTTACGAGAATGCCGTACAGGCGCTCAACGGAACAGGAGGCGTGCCGGGCGATTTGGAGAACCTGTTAGCTGGTCAGGCGGGTTGGTTCCAGGTGGTTGTTGATCCACAGGGAAAATTCCCTTGCATAAGAGACGCGGCGGGAGTGGTTCAGCAAACTCCTGCCTGCACCATCAATCTGCCCACCGGACAGCCTTCCTTCTCGCGCAGCAACCGCTACAACGACATGGCGTTCTATGCTCAGGACAACTTTAAGCTCAACCCACGCTTAACGCTGAATCTGGGGCTGCGCTGGGAGTACTACGGCGTACAGCACAACAAGGATGCTGCTCTGGATTCCAACTTCGTGTTCGGATCGGGGGCAACATACTTCGACAAAATCCGCAACGGGCAGGTGTACACGGTCGATGCCACCGCCAACAGCCCGGCGAGTCCGGTGGGTGGATTGTGGAACCCGCAGTATCACAACTTCGCCCCGCGTGTCGGTTTTGCACTGGATGTCTTCGGAGATGGCAAGACCTCCCTCCGCGGCGGCTTTGGTATGGCCTACGAGCGTAACTTTGGCAACGTCACCTTCAACGTGATCCAGAACCCCCCGGGTCAGTTCAACGGACTGTTCACTCCGGGTGGACCGATTACCACCGATAACCTGGGGCCGTTCGCAGGCACCGGCACGAAGGCGTTGCCTCCGCCTAGCCTCCGCTACGTCCGCCAGGATCTGCCCACCGCTTACACGGAAATGTGGAACCTGTCGTTGCAGCGGCAAGTTCTTGGTCACTCGCTCGTTGCCCTGGAATACAGCGGTACACACGGCATCCACCTGTATTCGATCGAGAACAACAACCAGGCCGGTTACGGTGTGATTTACCTGGGATCTGATCCCACCATCAATGCCGGTGACCGCCTTAACCGTCAATACGGCAACATGAACACCCGCGGTGCCAACGGCTTCTCCTATTACAACGCGCTGAACACGCGCTTCGTTTCCAGCAACCTGTTCCATCAGGGTCTGGACATCACCGCTAACTACACCTTCTCGCACGCCATCGACAACATCAGCTCAACCTTCAGCGAGACCCCGCAGGCCGAGGGCTTCCTCGGATTGCTGGATCCCTTCAATCCTCGTGTGGACAAGGGCACGGCTGATTTTGATGCACGGCATCGCATCGCCTTGAGCGCGGTCTGGACGTTGCCGTACGCCAAGGGCACGCATGGAGTGCTCAAGCAGGTGGCGGATGGCTGGGAGTTCGCACCCATCTTCACCGCACATACCGGCAATCCGTTCACAATTTTTGACAGCAACGGGTTCCTGGGTTCGGACACCATAGCCTCTCGCTATATTCCGAGCGCCGCCTTTGCTTTCTCGGGCAGCACGAGCACCGCGAATCCGACGGCGCCCAATACTTTTGCCTACCTCAATCTGCCGGGTTCGAACACTTATGTCGACCCGCTGGTTGGATCGGGTGAGTTGCCAACTTGCGACATGACGACCAATGCCGCAGGCCACCTCATCTCCACCGGCCAGAACTGCCGCTACCCGTCGAACATGTCGGGGCGCAACATGTTCCGCGGTCCGGGCTGGTACAACATCAACGCCTCCATCGGGAAGTACTTCCCCATCAACGAACGGTTCAAGTTGCAGTTCCGCACCGAGTTCTACAACTTGTTCAACCATTCCAACTACTACGTGCAGACCGGGCAGGCCGACGCCGGCAACTTCGGCACGGGCGTTCCCTTCTCGATTGTTGGCAAGAAGGGCGTCAACCCAGCGCCGACAGTCACTATTCCCAATGAGCGCCGCTTCATTCAGATGGCTCTGAAGCTGACGTTCTGA
- the mtnA gene encoding S-methyl-5-thioribose-1-phosphate isomerase, whose amino-acid sequence MIKTLEWTDAGVRFIDQTKLPTEEVYVTCSNYEEVADAIRNMVVRGAPAIGVAAAMGIGLGMRDAEADHVAELRREFDQICDTMAETRPTAVNLFWAIRRMQDRFELISDLPIPQIKQALITEAQRMYLEDIAANEALGRNGAVLLPASGGVLTHCNAGALATCGYGTALGVIRAAVESGKKLQVYADETRPFLQGSRLTAWELVKDGIPTTLIADNMAGAMMRQGKIAAVVLGADRIAANGDIANKIGTYTVAILAHEHGIPFYVAAPWSSVDMDTPDGNKIPIEQRSAREVTHIGGKQIAPDGVKIENPAFDITPNKYITAIVTERGVAKPPYAESLKRFAEAEAPASV is encoded by the coding sequence ATGATCAAAACTCTGGAATGGACTGACGCGGGCGTGCGCTTCATCGATCAGACGAAGCTTCCGACAGAAGAAGTGTATGTCACCTGCTCGAACTACGAAGAGGTTGCCGATGCCATCCGCAACATGGTCGTGCGTGGGGCGCCTGCTATTGGCGTAGCAGCCGCGATGGGCATCGGACTCGGAATGCGCGATGCGGAAGCCGATCACGTCGCGGAACTGCGACGCGAATTCGACCAGATCTGCGACACCATGGCGGAAACGCGTCCCACTGCGGTGAATCTGTTCTGGGCCATTCGCCGCATGCAGGATCGCTTCGAGCTGATCTCGGATTTGCCCATTCCCCAGATCAAACAGGCGCTTATCACCGAAGCACAGCGCATGTATCTCGAGGACATTGCCGCCAATGAAGCGCTGGGTCGCAATGGCGCTGTGCTATTGCCGGCCAGCGGCGGGGTGCTCACCCACTGCAATGCCGGAGCGCTGGCAACGTGCGGCTACGGCACTGCCTTAGGAGTGATTCGAGCTGCGGTCGAGTCGGGAAAGAAATTGCAGGTCTATGCCGACGAGACTCGTCCATTCCTGCAGGGCTCACGCCTTACGGCGTGGGAACTGGTCAAAGATGGCATCCCAACCACTCTGATCGCCGACAACATGGCCGGCGCGATGATGCGGCAAGGAAAGATTGCCGCGGTGGTTCTGGGTGCGGATCGCATTGCTGCCAATGGCGACATCGCCAATAAGATCGGCACCTACACGGTCGCGATCCTCGCACACGAGCATGGCATTCCCTTTTATGTGGCTGCCCCCTGGTCGAGCGTCGATATGGACACTCCCGATGGCAACAAGATTCCTATCGAGCAGCGTTCGGCGCGCGAGGTGACGCATATCGGAGGGAAGCAGATCGCCCCCGATGGGGTCAAGATCGAGAATCCGGCCTTCGACATCACGCCCAACAAATACATTACCGCCATCGTTACCGAACGTGGCGTAGCGAAGCCTCCCTATGCGGAATCGCTGAAGCGGTTCGCGGAGGCTGAGGCTCCTGCCAGCGTCTAG
- the pyrE gene encoding orotate phosphoribosyltransferase — protein sequence MVTTPRQQLLSLLASKSFRLGQFKLSSGATSDYYIDCRLTTLSAEGARLTGRVVLDEIYRHGWEVQAIGGMTLGADPIVVAVAMLTAQQAQERKPRPDTCPGPADTRILDGFLVRKVQKEHGMAQRIEGFHEKGAKVVIVDDVCTTGASTIQAIEAAREFGFEVAGVICLVEREEAGGRLNVEKAAAPAPFFSIFTAADVRAEHLQQLRNG from the coding sequence GTGGTCACGACGCCGCGCCAGCAGCTTCTGTCTCTGCTCGCCAGTAAATCGTTTCGTCTGGGCCAATTCAAGCTCTCTTCGGGCGCCACCAGCGATTACTACATCGATTGCAGGCTCACTACGCTAAGCGCCGAGGGCGCGCGTCTCACGGGCCGAGTAGTGCTGGACGAAATTTACCGCCACGGCTGGGAAGTACAGGCTATCGGTGGCATGACATTGGGCGCCGATCCCATCGTGGTTGCGGTGGCGATGCTCACGGCACAGCAAGCGCAGGAACGCAAACCTCGTCCCGATACCTGCCCTGGTCCCGCCGACACGCGAATCCTCGACGGCTTCCTGGTGCGTAAGGTTCAGAAAGAGCACGGCATGGCGCAGCGCATCGAAGGCTTCCATGAGAAAGGCGCTAAGGTAGTGATTGTGGACGACGTCTGCACGACCGGCGCTTCCACGATTCAGGCCATTGAAGCGGCGCGCGAATTCGGGTTCGAGGTTGCCGGTGTGATCTGCCTGGTCGAGCGCGAGGAAGCAGGTGGCCGCTTGAATGTGGAGAAAGCCGCGGCTCCAGCACCGTTCTTCAGCATCTTCACGGCGGCAGACGTGCGGGCGGAACACCTGCAGCAGTTACGGAACGGCTGA
- a CDS encoding CPBP family intramembrane glutamic endopeptidase, whose amino-acid sequence MSAPDNSPLLPAEQESGSLSPVPVQVQPPQPDSLPWTFMDVVRMALLTVVAIFFFTSISFSIASHRFAPSMSTADAARNPKIILPGQAAAYFLTLGFMVVLLHQRGRPFWQSVKWRWPSVGVGYLLTGFALALAVQFSSAYLPIPKSLPIEQYFTDTSGVWLMAIFGVTLAPLMEELFFRGFLYPVLARHLPLWLAIGLTALGFALIHASQLAAAWAPLLLLFGVGLVLTIIRARTGSVATSFLIHVGYNATLFTLLYLSTDHFRHLEKAT is encoded by the coding sequence ATGTCCGCGCCTGACAATTCGCCGCTGCTGCCCGCGGAGCAGGAATCCGGATCGCTTAGTCCTGTCCCCGTTCAGGTGCAGCCGCCACAGCCAGACAGCCTCCCCTGGACGTTCATGGACGTCGTCCGCATGGCGCTACTCACGGTGGTGGCTATCTTCTTCTTTACGTCCATCTCGTTTTCCATCGCCAGTCACCGCTTTGCCCCGAGCATGTCCACCGCGGACGCTGCGCGCAATCCCAAGATCATCCTTCCCGGCCAAGCTGCGGCTTACTTTCTGACTCTCGGTTTCATGGTGGTTCTGTTGCACCAACGAGGGCGGCCATTCTGGCAAAGCGTCAAGTGGCGCTGGCCCTCGGTCGGCGTGGGATATCTGCTCACCGGATTTGCGCTGGCCCTCGCGGTCCAATTTTCTTCTGCTTATCTGCCGATACCCAAATCGCTGCCCATCGAGCAGTATTTCACCGACACTTCGGGCGTCTGGCTGATGGCCATCTTCGGAGTGACACTGGCGCCGTTGATGGAAGAGCTGTTCTTTCGCGGCTTTCTGTATCCGGTGCTGGCGCGGCATTTGCCGCTGTGGCTGGCAATCGGACTGACAGCCCTGGGATTCGCGCTGATCCACGCCTCTCAATTGGCGGCGGCCTGGGCTCCACTGCTGCTGCTGTTCGGCGTGGGACTGGTACTGACAATTATTCGCGCACGTACCGGCTCTGTGGCCACCAGCTTCCTGATCCACGTAGGCTACAACGCCACGCTCTTCACGCTGCTCTATCTGAGTACCGATCACTTCCGGCATCTGGAAAAGGCAACCTGA